A window of the Cellvibrio sp. pealriver genome harbors these coding sequences:
- a CDS encoding outer membrane beta-barrel domain-containing protein — MESRIQRLFLIALLLGTTCVGQLAYAQDDSSESEDDELEQIITPDIKRRTIKEDDLDSENFEMGAFFGLLSIEDFGTNEVQGITFAYHITEDFFVEAAYGISKTEKTSYELLSGGVELLTDDERDLNYYNLSLGYNFLHGQVFISDKWTFNNHFYILAGAGNTDFAAKDYFTTNIGAGLRFYTTDWMALDISMRGHSFKHELFGESKTVTNLESRIGLSLFF; from the coding sequence ATGGAAAGTCGGATTCAACGTCTTTTTTTAATCGCGCTGTTGCTCGGCACCACTTGCGTTGGGCAGCTGGCCTATGCGCAGGATGACTCCAGTGAAAGCGAGGACGATGAGCTTGAGCAGATCATCACGCCGGACATCAAGCGCCGCACCATTAAAGAAGATGATCTTGATAGCGAAAATTTTGAAATGGGCGCGTTTTTTGGGCTGCTCAGTATCGAAGACTTTGGCACTAATGAAGTGCAGGGGATTACCTTTGCCTATCACATAACAGAAGACTTTTTTGTTGAGGCTGCCTACGGCATCAGTAAAACCGAAAAAACCAGTTATGAATTGTTGAGCGGCGGTGTAGAACTGCTTACCGATGATGAGCGCGATTTGAATTATTACAACTTGTCACTTGGATACAATTTCTTGCATGGACAAGTATTTATTTCCGATAAATGGACGTTCAATAATCACTTTTATATTTTGGCGGGTGCAGGCAATACCGATTTTGCTGCAAAAGATTATTTCACTACCAACATTGGTGCCGGGTTGCGCTTTTACACGACTGATTGGATGGCGTTGGATATCAGCATGCGCGGTCACAGCTTTAAACATGAACTCTTTGGTGAAAGCAAAACCGTAACCAATCTGGAATCGCGTATCGGATTGTCGTTGTTTTTTTAA